A region from the Aphis gossypii isolate Hap1 chromosome 1, ASM2018417v2, whole genome shotgun sequence genome encodes:
- the LOC126549673 gene encoding uncharacterized protein LOC126549673 isoform X2 produces the protein MIIYQVRMPLLYQTTKLLTILHQLQRLQLPILSRLIKRKIRLMLICYFQTTIYLMDNFIVLQVDEKRLTAKCQTCSKTIQGQINSTGNFLSHIKYKHSSILTKLQKSKEKKKSNITISNSTDSNVSDMSSSTSSNRQSQIQLQLCQLKKISKNKITDLVFDYIVQEMRPLATCQKPSFKRLIMGLAGITDSALLPNTKVISKELHLRYNSYVTMLTDLISKQTYICTTADIWSCNNKSYLGMTCHFLDENTFIRHSYILGCRRIKGSHTYINIAQVFSTITQTFQINNSKISHTVTDNATNFGKAFRIFSTPTIENNNQVITTNSNWFNGTSESSSSEKSDTDDEVEDTSAEVEVVDVTKLISDFTVSNSNDFEDDITLPNHLTCSAHTLSLIATTDVAKIGDKAYNNISKAIFAKLNLFWNLLSRSSVASDKVYEICCCKFPVPIITRWNSMFHAVRKVVANKEKLGVAFDNLKLKKIETLEWSFLEEYCFVMEPLATSLDLLQGENTCFLGYVAPTIIALRLKLIQATHLVYCRPLAFSIVLSLEKRFNYLFNLELSKSKPFILSAISLPKFKLGWVPARHLEMCKKLFLSECNLLNITENNFDMSNESDDSECSDNEFYDILSGDGSVHDVRPLKSNAKSTNLASVQALSYFDTKKKDFNILDMLPIVKKVFLKYNTTLPSSAPVERLFSSGSQILTPRRNRLTDKTFEMLLCCRCLNK, from the exons atgataATCTATCAAGTTCGAATGCCACTGTTGTACCAAACAACGAAATTATTGACGATCCTACATCAGCTACAACGCCTACAACTACCGATATTATCAAGATtgatcaaaagaaaaatacgaCTGATGTTGATATGTTATTTTCAAACCACTATTTATTTGATGgacaattttatagttttacaagTTGATGAGAAAAGACTAACGGCTAAATGTCAAACATGTTCCAAAACCATACAGGGTCAAATCAATTCAACAGGGAATTTTTTAAGTCATATTaag TATAAGCATTCAtcaatattgacaaaattacaaaagagcaaagagaaaaaaaaatcaaacattacCATATCAAATTCAACTGATTCAA atGTAAGCGACATGTCATCATCAACATCATCTAATCGCCAGTCACAAATTCAACTACAATTGTGCcagttaaagaaaatatctaaaaataaa atTACTGACCTAGTCTTTGACTACATAGTACAAGAGATGAGACCACTTGCAACTTGCCAGAAACCATCCTTCAAAAGACTTATCATGGGCCTTGCTGGAATTACAGATTCTGCTTTACTTCCCAACACAAAAGTTATAAGTAAAGAATTACATTTAAGGTATAATTCCTATGTTACAATGTTGACGGACTTAATATCAAAACAAACCTATATATGCACAACAGCTGATATATGGTCGTGTAACAACAAAAGCTATCTAGGAATGACATGCCATTTTCTTGATGAGAATACTTTTATCAGGCACTCATACATACTAGGTTGCCGGCGAATAAAAGGTagtcatacatatataaatatagctcaagtttttagtacaattacccaaacatttcaaataaataattctaaaatttcaCATACTGTAACTGACAATGCCACAAATTTTGGAAAAGCATTCAGAATTTTTTCCACCCCcacaattgaaaataataatcaggTTATTACTACTAATAGTAATTGGTTTAATGGTACTAGTGAATCATCAAGTAGCGAAAAAAGTGATACTGATGACGAGGTTGAAGATACGAGTGCTGAGGTTGAAGTTGTTGatgtaacaaaattaatttccgATTTCACGGTGTCAAATTCAAACGATTTTGAAGATGACATAACTTTGCCAAACCATTTGACCTGCTCTGCTCATACATTAAGCTTAATCGCTACTACTGATGTGGCAAAAATTGGAGATaaggcatataataatatttccaagGCTATatttgcaaaattaaatttattttggaacCTCTTAAGTAGAAGCTCAGTTGCGTCGGATAAAGTATATGAGATATGCTGTTGTAAGTTCCCTGTACCAATTATAACTAGGTGGAACTCAATGTTCCATGCAGTCAGAAAAGTTGTGGCTAATAAGGAAAAATTGGGTGTTGCCTTTGAtaacctaaaattaaaaaaaatcgaaacttTGGAGTGGAGTTTTCTTGaggaatattgttttgttatggAGCCTCTAGCCACTTCACTTGATCTATTACAAGGTGAAAACACATGTTTTTTAGGGTATGTTGCACCCACTATAATTGCTTTAAGATTGAAATTAATTCAAGCAACGCATTTAGTTTATTGCAGGCCATTAGCATTTTCAATAGTTCTTAGTCTTGAAAAAAgattcaattatttgtttaatttagagCTTTCTAAAAGcaaaccatttattttatctgcCATTAGTCTCCCTAAATTCAAACTTGGTTGGGTACCAGCGAGGCATTTAGAAATgtgcaaaaaattatttttgtcagaatgtaatttattaaatataactgaaaataattttgatatgagTAATGAATCTGATGATAGTGAATGTAGTGACAATGAGTTTTATGACATTCTTAGTGGAGATGGCTCTGTTCATGATGTTAGACCTTTAAAAAGTAATGCTAAAAGTACAAATCTAGCAAGTGTACAAGCGCTTTCttattttgatacaaaaaaaaaagatttcaatattttagatatgttACCCattgttaaaaaagttttccTTAAATACAACACGACTCTACCATCATCCGCACCAGTTGAAAGATTGTTTAGTAGCGGTTCCCAAATATTGACTCCAAGAAGAAACCGTCTGACAgacaaaacatttgaaatgcTGTTGTGTTGTAgatgtttgaataaataa
- the LOC126549673 gene encoding uncharacterized protein LOC126549673 isoform X1 produces the protein MATEITTVDRQDYKFNPLNFGSLHFTVKASNDAHIALTATAENKLPKYEIFLGGWGNTKSSIRKNNEEPDKVIVYTPKLLNGGEARGFWIKWGGGFIGVGKQGEEKPFMSWQDDESLNVLFYGVRSGWGATGVWTIEAPPAASPGWNLDGPSSGPVQWIHASNGQIPPNALPGGFDATNEQLYVARAEHNGALIPGKLVPSHGVVYIPWGGVENPKENYEVLCNCNGTWVKANNGEIPVGALSSGHSEDGEPLFVGRGEHNGSLTVGKYKHSSILTKLQKSKEKKKSNITISNSTDSNVSDMSSSTSSNRQSQIQLQLCQLKKISKNKITDLVFDYIVQEMRPLATCQKPSFKRLIMGLAGITDSALLPNTKVISKELHLRYNSYVTMLTDLISKQTYICTTADIWSCNNKSYLGMTCHFLDENTFIRHSYILGCRRIKGSHTYINIAQVFSTITQTFQINNSKISHTVTDNATNFGKAFRIFSTPTIENNNQVITTNSNWFNGTSESSSSEKSDTDDEVEDTSAEVEVVDVTKLISDFTVSNSNDFEDDITLPNHLTCSAHTLSLIATTDVAKIGDKAYNNISKAIFAKLNLFWNLLSRSSVASDKVYEICCCKFPVPIITRWNSMFHAVRKVVANKEKLGVAFDNLKLKKIETLEWSFLEEYCFVMEPLATSLDLLQGENTCFLGYVAPTIIALRLKLIQATHLVYCRPLAFSIVLSLEKRFNYLFNLELSKSKPFILSAISLPKFKLGWVPARHLEMCKKLFLSECNLLNITENNFDMSNESDDSECSDNEFYDILSGDGSVHDVRPLKSNAKSTNLASVQALSYFDTKKKDFNILDMLPIVKKVFLKYNTTLPSSAPVERLFSSGSQILTPRRNRLTDKTFEMLLCCRCLNK, from the exons ATGGCCACCG aAATAACAACAGTTGATAGACAAGATTATAAATTCAACCCTTTGAATTTTGGTTCCTTACATTTTACCGTCAAAGCATCAAACGATGCTCATATTGCATTAACTGCTACTGCAGAAAACAAGCTGCCGAAATATGAG ATATTCCTCGGAGGTTGGGGTAATACCAAATCTTCTATACGTAAAAACAATGAAGAACCAGACAAGGTTATTGTTTATACTCCAAAACTATTAAATGGTGGTGAAGCCAGAGGATTTTGGATCAAATGGGGTGGTGGTTTTATTGGTGTAGGAAAACAAGGAGAAGAAAAACCATTTATGTCATGGCAAGATGATGAATCTCTAAATGTGTTGTTTTATGGTGTTCGTAGTGGATGGGGAGCTACAGGTGTATGGACTATTGAAG ctccACCTGCAGCTTCACCTGGTTGGAACCTTGATGGACCATCCTCTGGTCCAGTTCAATGGATTCATGCTAGTAATGGGCAAATACCACCAAATGCTTTACCGGGTGGTTTTGATGCTACTAATGAACAACTATATGTAGCCAGAGCAGAACATAATGGAGCTCTGATTCCTGGTAAACTTGTTCCCTCACATGGTGTTGTCTATATACCTTGGGGTGGTGTTGAAAATCCCAAAGAAAACTATGAA gtACTTTGCAACTGTAATGGTACATGGGTAAAAGCCAATAATGGAGAAATCCCAGTAGGAGCATTATCTTCAGGTCATTCTGAAGATGGTGAACCATTGTTTGTTGGACGTGGTGAACATAATGGTTCTTTAACTGTTGGcaag TATAAGCATTCAtcaatattgacaaaattacaaaagagcaaagagaaaaaaaaatcaaacattacCATATCAAATTCAACTGATTCAA atGTAAGCGACATGTCATCATCAACATCATCTAATCGCCAGTCACAAATTCAACTACAATTGTGCcagttaaagaaaatatctaaaaataaa atTACTGACCTAGTCTTTGACTACATAGTACAAGAGATGAGACCACTTGCAACTTGCCAGAAACCATCCTTCAAAAGACTTATCATGGGCCTTGCTGGAATTACAGATTCTGCTTTACTTCCCAACACAAAAGTTATAAGTAAAGAATTACATTTAAGGTATAATTCCTATGTTACAATGTTGACGGACTTAATATCAAAACAAACCTATATATGCACAACAGCTGATATATGGTCGTGTAACAACAAAAGCTATCTAGGAATGACATGCCATTTTCTTGATGAGAATACTTTTATCAGGCACTCATACATACTAGGTTGCCGGCGAATAAAAGGTagtcatacatatataaatatagctcaagtttttagtacaattacccaaacatttcaaataaataattctaaaatttcaCATACTGTAACTGACAATGCCACAAATTTTGGAAAAGCATTCAGAATTTTTTCCACCCCcacaattgaaaataataatcaggTTATTACTACTAATAGTAATTGGTTTAATGGTACTAGTGAATCATCAAGTAGCGAAAAAAGTGATACTGATGACGAGGTTGAAGATACGAGTGCTGAGGTTGAAGTTGTTGatgtaacaaaattaatttccgATTTCACGGTGTCAAATTCAAACGATTTTGAAGATGACATAACTTTGCCAAACCATTTGACCTGCTCTGCTCATACATTAAGCTTAATCGCTACTACTGATGTGGCAAAAATTGGAGATaaggcatataataatatttccaagGCTATatttgcaaaattaaatttattttggaacCTCTTAAGTAGAAGCTCAGTTGCGTCGGATAAAGTATATGAGATATGCTGTTGTAAGTTCCCTGTACCAATTATAACTAGGTGGAACTCAATGTTCCATGCAGTCAGAAAAGTTGTGGCTAATAAGGAAAAATTGGGTGTTGCCTTTGAtaacctaaaattaaaaaaaatcgaaacttTGGAGTGGAGTTTTCTTGaggaatattgttttgttatggAGCCTCTAGCCACTTCACTTGATCTATTACAAGGTGAAAACACATGTTTTTTAGGGTATGTTGCACCCACTATAATTGCTTTAAGATTGAAATTAATTCAAGCAACGCATTTAGTTTATTGCAGGCCATTAGCATTTTCAATAGTTCTTAGTCTTGAAAAAAgattcaattatttgtttaatttagagCTTTCTAAAAGcaaaccatttattttatctgcCATTAGTCTCCCTAAATTCAAACTTGGTTGGGTACCAGCGAGGCATTTAGAAATgtgcaaaaaattatttttgtcagaatgtaatttattaaatataactgaaaataattttgatatgagTAATGAATCTGATGATAGTGAATGTAGTGACAATGAGTTTTATGACATTCTTAGTGGAGATGGCTCTGTTCATGATGTTAGACCTTTAAAAAGTAATGCTAAAAGTACAAATCTAGCAAGTGTACAAGCGCTTTCttattttgatacaaaaaaaaaagatttcaatattttagatatgttACCCattgttaaaaaagttttccTTAAATACAACACGACTCTACCATCATCCGCACCAGTTGAAAGATTGTTTAGTAGCGGTTCCCAAATATTGACTCCAAGAAGAAACCGTCTGACAgacaaaacatttgaaatgcTGTTGTGTTGTAgatgtttgaataaataa
- the LOC114126859 gene encoding C3 and PZP-like alpha-2-macroglobulin domain-containing protein 8 isoform X2: MATEITTVDSQDYKFNPLNFGSLHFTVKASNDAHIALTATAENKPPKYEIFLGGWGNTKSSIRKNNEEPDKVIVDTPKLLNGGEARGFWIKWGGGFIGVGKQGEEKPFMSWQDDESLNVLFYGVRSGWGATGVWTIEDNIYINTEDSKEFIFRAILHGSISFSVDSANDAHIVLATKNKESEPMIEVLLGGWKNTASAIRYNKQTPDKVHVDTPQLLCKDTPKKFVIFWRDGVYEVYGEKTKLFEWKDSNPFSISHYGVRTCWGAVGNWHIHGAADVQFKSQVVATPKPKPLKGKAPPAASPGWNLDGPSSGPVQWIHASNGQIPPNALPGGFDATNEQLYVARAEHNGALIPGKLVPSHGVVYIPWGGVENPKENYEVLCNCNGTWVKANNGEIPVGALSSGHSEDGEPLFVGRGEHNGSLTVGKVQPSHSVCYVPFGGEEVPLNDYEVLVV, encoded by the exons ATGGCCACCG aAATAACAACAGTTGATAGCCAAGATTATAAATTCAACCCTTTGAATTTTGGTTCCTTACATTTTACCGTCAAAGCATCAAACGATGCTCATATTGCATTAACTGCTACTGCAGAAAACAAGCCGCCCAAATATGAG ATATTCCTCGGAGGTTGGGGTAATACCAAATCTTCTATACGTAAAAACAATGAAGAACCAGACAAGGTTATTGTTGATACTCCAAAACTATTAAATGGTGGTGAAGCCAGAGGATTTTGGATCAAATGGGGTGGTGGTTTTATTGGTGTAGGAAAACAAGGAGAAGAAAAACCATTTATGTCATGGCAAGATGATGAATCTCTAAATGTGTTGTTTTATGGTGTTCGTAGTGGATGGGGAGCTACAGGTGTATGGACTATTGAAG ataatatttatataaacactgAAGATAGTAAGGAGTTCATATTTAGAGCTATACTTCATGGATCAATAAGTTTTTCGGTAGATAGTGCCAATGATGCACACATTGTCTTGgcaactaaaaataaagaatctGAACCTATGATAGAGGTATTACTTGGTGGCTGGAAGAATACAGCATCTGCCATTCGTTACAACAAACAAACACCAgataag GTGCACGTTGACACTCCTCAACTTCTGTGTAAAGACACTCCAAAgaaatttgtcattttttgGAGAGATGGTGTTTATGAAGTTTATGGTGAAAAAACTAAACTATTTGAATGGAAAGATTCAAATCCATTTAGCATTTCTCATTATGGAGTACGCACTTGTTGGGGGGCTGTTGGTAATTGGCACATTCATGGTGCAGCAGATGTTCAATTTAAAAGCCAAGTAGTTGCTACCCCAAAACCAAAACCTTTAAAAGGAAAAG ctcCACCTGCAGCTTCACCTGGTTGGAACCTTGATGGACCATCCTCTGGTCCAGTTCAATGGATTCATGCTAGTAATGGACAAATACCACCAAATGCTTTACCGGGTGGTTTTGATGCTACTAATGAACAACTATATGTAGCCAGAGCAGAACATAATGGAGCTCTGATTCCTGGTAAACTTGTTCCCTCACATGGTGTTGTCTATATACCTTGGGGTGGTGTTGAAAATCCCAAAGAAAACTATGAA gtACTTTGCAACTGTAATGGTACATGGGTAAAAGCCAATAATGGAGAAATCCCAGTAGGAGCATTATCTTCAGGTCATTCTGAAGATGGTGAACCATTGTTTGTTGGACGTGGTGAACATAATGGTTCTTTAACTGTTGGcaag GTTCAACCTAGTCACAGTGTTTGTTATGTACCATTTGGTGGTGAAGAAGTACCTCTGAATGATTATGAAGTGTTGGTAGTTTAA
- the LOC114126859 gene encoding uncharacterized protein LOC114126859 isoform X1: MATEITTVDSQDYKFNPLNFGSLHFTVKASNDAHIALTATAENKPPKYEIFLGGWGNTKSSIRKNNEEPDKVIVDTPKLLNGGEARGFWIKWGGGFIGVGKQGEEKPFMSWQDDESLNVLFYGVRSGWGATGVWTIEDNIYINTEDSKEFIFRAILHGSISFSVDSANDAHIVLATKNKESEPMIEVLLGGWKNTASAIRYNKQTPDKVHVDTPQLLCKDTPKKFVIFWRDGVYEVYGEKTKLFEWKDSNPFSISHYGVRTCWGAVGNWHIHGAADVQFKSQVVATPKPKPLKGKAPPAASPGWNLDGPSSGPVQWIHASNGQIPPNALPGGFDATNEQLYVARAEHNGALIPGKLVPSHGVVYIPWGGVENPKENYEVLCNCNGTWVKANNGEIPVGALSSGHSEDGEPLFVGRGEHNGSLTVGKENQNNTKPEKTNNIMAQHYLCLHCKDSSYIETLIQSLKSSLEKESDDHDVFGAYVAMEMRNLKTTDAQTKLRGEIRDCISRFIREDLSNHLKDGLKMDTVSGEKKKDSWELIN; the protein is encoded by the exons ATGGCCACCG aAATAACAACAGTTGATAGCCAAGATTATAAATTCAACCCTTTGAATTTTGGTTCCTTACATTTTACCGTCAAAGCATCAAACGATGCTCATATTGCATTAACTGCTACTGCAGAAAACAAGCCGCCCAAATATGAG ATATTCCTCGGAGGTTGGGGTAATACCAAATCTTCTATACGTAAAAACAATGAAGAACCAGACAAGGTTATTGTTGATACTCCAAAACTATTAAATGGTGGTGAAGCCAGAGGATTTTGGATCAAATGGGGTGGTGGTTTTATTGGTGTAGGAAAACAAGGAGAAGAAAAACCATTTATGTCATGGCAAGATGATGAATCTCTAAATGTGTTGTTTTATGGTGTTCGTAGTGGATGGGGAGCTACAGGTGTATGGACTATTGAAG ataatatttatataaacactgAAGATAGTAAGGAGTTCATATTTAGAGCTATACTTCATGGATCAATAAGTTTTTCGGTAGATAGTGCCAATGATGCACACATTGTCTTGgcaactaaaaataaagaatctGAACCTATGATAGAGGTATTACTTGGTGGCTGGAAGAATACAGCATCTGCCATTCGTTACAACAAACAAACACCAgataag GTGCACGTTGACACTCCTCAACTTCTGTGTAAAGACACTCCAAAgaaatttgtcattttttgGAGAGATGGTGTTTATGAAGTTTATGGTGAAAAAACTAAACTATTTGAATGGAAAGATTCAAATCCATTTAGCATTTCTCATTATGGAGTACGCACTTGTTGGGGGGCTGTTGGTAATTGGCACATTCATGGTGCAGCAGATGTTCAATTTAAAAGCCAAGTAGTTGCTACCCCAAAACCAAAACCTTTAAAAGGAAAAG ctcCACCTGCAGCTTCACCTGGTTGGAACCTTGATGGACCATCCTCTGGTCCAGTTCAATGGATTCATGCTAGTAATGGACAAATACCACCAAATGCTTTACCGGGTGGTTTTGATGCTACTAATGAACAACTATATGTAGCCAGAGCAGAACATAATGGAGCTCTGATTCCTGGTAAACTTGTTCCCTCACATGGTGTTGTCTATATACCTTGGGGTGGTGTTGAAAATCCCAAAGAAAACTATGAA gtACTTTGCAACTGTAATGGTACATGGGTAAAAGCCAATAATGGAGAAATCCCAGTAGGAGCATTATCTTCAGGTCATTCTGAAGATGGTGAACCATTGTTTGTTGGACGTGGTGAACATAATGGTTCTTTAACTGTTGGcaag GAAAATCAGAATAATACAAAACcagagaaaacaaataatataatggctcagcattatttatgtttacacTGTAAGGATAGTTCTTACATAGAAACACTAATTCAATCATTGAAGAGTTCATTAGAAAAAGAAAGTGATGACCATGATGTTTTTGGTGCTTATGTAGCTATGGAAATGAGAAACTTGAAAACGACGGATGCACAAACTAAATTAAGAGGAGAAATACGAGATTGTATATCTCGATTCATTCGTGAAGATTTATCAAACCATTTAAAAGATGGTTTAAAAATGGACACAGTTtctggtgaaaaaaaaaaggacaGTTGGGAactcattaattaa